A segment of the Armatimonadota bacterium genome:
ATCATGAACGAGGTTCATCAATGGCGATCTCGAAGATACTTGTCGCAAATCGGGGCGAAATTGCCGTTCGAGTATTTCGAACGGCGAGAGCCCTCGGACTCAAAACCGTCGCCGTCTACTCCGATGCCGACGCCCACGCCATCCACCGAACCCTCGCCGACGAAGCCGTCCACATCGGCGACTCCACCCCCTCCGAAAGCTATCTCAACGCCGACAAAATCCTCGATGCCGCCCGCCAGACCGGCGCGGACGCCATCCACCCCGGCTACGGATTCCTGAGCGAGCGCGCCGAGTTCAGCGAGGCCTGCGCCCACGCCGGAATCGCCTTCATCGGCCCACCCGCCTCCGCCATGCGCCGCCTAGGCGCAAAGATCGACGCCAAACAGCTTGCCGTCGAAAACCAGGTCCCCATCACGCCCGGCTACTTCGTTCCCGGCGCGACCGGCGACCAACTGAAGCAAGCCGCCCAAGAGATCGGCTACCCGATCATGCTCAAGGCCTCGGCCGGTGGCGGCGGACGCGGAATGCGCATCGTTCGCAACCCCGCCGACTTCGACAGCGAGTACGCCATCGCCAAGGACGAAGCCCTCAAAGGCTTTGGCGACGACGCGATGATGGTCGAAAAACTCGTCGAAAATCCGCGCCACATCGAGGTCCAATTCATCGCCGATCAGCACGGCAAGGTCGCCTGCCTCTTCGAGCGCGAATGCTCTATCCAGCGCCGCCACCAAAAGCTCATCGAGGAAGCCCCGTCGCCGTTCCGCAAGATCAAAACCCTTTGGCCCGAGATGCGCGACGCCACCAAGCGCCTGATCCGCGCCTCCGGATACTACGGCGCGGGCACCGCCGAATTCATGGTCGATCCCCAAACCGGCGCGTTCTACTTCCTGGAGGTCAACGCACGCCTCCAGGTCGAGCACTGCGTCACCGAAGAGATCACCGGCCTCGACCTCGTCGCCCTCCAAATCGCAGTCGCCAACGGCCAGCCGCTGGGCATCTCGCCCGGCCTCATCGAGGGCGATCGACAGGCCATTTTCGGACACTCGATCGAAACCCGAATCGTCGCCGAGGACCCCGGCCAGGGCTTCCTGCCGTCCATTGGCAAAATCGTCGGCTGGGCCGAGCCCCGAAGCCCCGGAATCCGGTTCGACACCGGCTTTGGCCGCGGAAGCGAGGTCTCCCGCTTCTACGATTCCATGATCGCCAAGGTCATTGCCCACGGCGCAACCCGCGAAGGGGCCCGCCGCCGCCTCATCACCGCCCTCAACGACTTCCACGTCCTCGGCGTCAAAACCAACGTCGCCTACCTCATCGACGTCCTCCAGAGCCAAGGCTTTACCGAAGGCGAGATCGATACCGGCTACCTCGGCCGCGAGTTTTCCGAGTGGCGACCCGCCGAGGTTCCGCCCGAACTGGGGTGCCTTGCCCAGGCCGCCCAAAGCCCCGCCGCCACCGGACAACCCGGCAAAAAAACCTATTCTGTCTGGGATCTAACCGACAATTGGCGCAATGCACGCGCCTGAATGATGTAAAACCAAACTAAACTAGGCTTACTTATGCGGTCAGCGTCGATAGGCATTGGGGTAGGCATTCTCACGGTTGGACTCGTCGTCCCCGCCCTCCCCCAAGGTAATACGAAGAAGGAAACGAAGGTAGTTTCGTACGCAAACGATGTTGCGCCGATCCTGAAATCGTACTGCTATTCGTGCCATTCTGGCGCGGAACCCGCCGCCGACCTCAACCTCGCCAAAACCGATTTCACCAAGTCCGACGTGATCAAGCTCGGCGACCCCGAGCACTCCACGCTCATCCGGCGAATGAAAGGCCTCGACGGCCTCCCCTCCATGCCCAAGGGCTTCAAACCGCTCGAAGCCGCCAAAATCCAAGTCATCGCGGACTGGATCAAGCAGGGTGCGAAGGTTGACAAAACCCTTGAAAAGCACTGGTCCTATCTCGCTCCGGTCATGCCGGAAATCCCCCAAAGCAAGACCAAATGGGGCGTCAACGCCATCGACGCCTTCACGCTGGAAAAGATGACCGAGCAGAAGCTGAAGCCTTCGCCGGAAGCCTCGAAGGAAATGCTCTGCCGCCGGGTCTATCTCGACCTCATCGGCCTCCCGCCCACCGTCGCCGAAGTCGACGCCTACCTCAGCGACAAGTCGCCCAACGCCTACGAAAAGCTGGTCGATAAGCTCCTCGCCTCCAAGCACTTCGGCGAGCGCCAAGCCCGCGGTTGGCTGGATATCGCCCGCTACGCCGACACCAACGGTTACGAGGCCGACCGCATCCGCAACGCCTACCTCTACCGCGATTGGGTCATCGATGCGTTCAACCAAAACATGCCGTACGACCGCTTCACGGTCGAGCAGTTGGCGGGCGATATGCTCCCCAACGCCACCATCGACGACAAGGTCGCGACCGGATTCAACCGCAATTCGATGTTCAACGAGGAGGGCGGCGTAGACCCTGCCGAATCGTTCTACAACGTCGTCATCGACCGTGTGACCACCACCTCGACCACGTGGCTGGGCACCACCATGCAGTGCTCCCGGTGCCACGACCACAAGTTCGACCCCTTCACCCAAAAGGACTTTTACAAGCTCTACGCCATCTTCTCCAACGTCCAATACCGCCGCGACGGCGACTACTCCAAGTCGTTTTCCGAGCACTGGATCGAGCCGGAGATGCGCGTCATGCAGCCTCAAGAGAAGGCCAAATACGACGTCGCCAAGGCTGAGCTCGCCACCCTCGAAAAGCAGCGCGCGCAGATCATGGCCGACAACGCGGACGACTACGCGCAGTGGTCCAAAGCCGCCGTCCAACCGGTCCCGTTCGTCACGCCCAAGGTCGAGTCCGTCGTCAGCGACGCCGGTTCATCGCCCACCGTCGCCGAAGACCAACTCATCGAAGTTGGCGGAAAAAATCCCGACAACGACCAGTACCAAATCACGCTCGATTTGCCTAAAGGCGACCTCAACGGTCTTTGCGTCCGAACCATTCCCGCCAAAGGCAAGCCCCAGGGCCGCGCCTCTAGCGAGAACTTCGTCCTCACCGATATCGGCCTCACCGTCGATGGCCAAAAGGTCCGTTTTGCCCAAGCCAAAGCCGACTTCGTCCAGGATGGTTACAACGTTCGCAAGCTCCTCAACGGAGATCGCGCTTCGGGTTGGGCCGTCGCCCCGAACTACGCCG
Coding sequences within it:
- a CDS encoding ATP-grasp domain-containing protein, with translation MAISKILVANRGEIAVRVFRTARALGLKTVAVYSDADAHAIHRTLADEAVHIGDSTPSESYLNADKILDAARQTGADAIHPGYGFLSERAEFSEACAHAGIAFIGPPASAMRRLGAKIDAKQLAVENQVPITPGYFVPGATGDQLKQAAQEIGYPIMLKASAGGGGRGMRIVRNPADFDSEYAIAKDEALKGFGDDAMMVEKLVENPRHIEVQFIADQHGKVACLFERECSIQRRHQKLIEEAPSPFRKIKTLWPEMRDATKRLIRASGYYGAGTAEFMVDPQTGAFYFLEVNARLQVEHCVTEEITGLDLVALQIAVANGQPLGISPGLIEGDRQAIFGHSIETRIVAEDPGQGFLPSIGKIVGWAEPRSPGIRFDTGFGRGSEVSRFYDSMIAKVIAHGATREGARRRLITALNDFHVLGVKTNVAYLIDVLQSQGFTEGEIDTGYLGREFSEWRPAEVPPELGCLAQAAQSPAATGQPGKKTYSVWDLTDNWRNARA
- a CDS encoding DUF1553 domain-containing protein: MRSASIGIGVGILTVGLVVPALPQGNTKKETKVVSYANDVAPILKSYCYSCHSGAEPAADLNLAKTDFTKSDVIKLGDPEHSTLIRRMKGLDGLPSMPKGFKPLEAAKIQVIADWIKQGAKVDKTLEKHWSYLAPVMPEIPQSKTKWGVNAIDAFTLEKMTEQKLKPSPEASKEMLCRRVYLDLIGLPPTVAEVDAYLSDKSPNAYEKLVDKLLASKHFGERQARGWLDIARYADTNGYEADRIRNAYLYRDWVIDAFNQNMPYDRFTVEQLAGDMLPNATIDDKVATGFNRNSMFNEEGGVDPAESFYNVVIDRVTTTSTTWLGTTMQCSRCHDHKFDPFTQKDFYKLYAIFSNVQYRRDGDYSKSFSEHWIEPEMRVMQPQEKAKYDVAKAELATLEKQRAQIMADNADDYAQWSKAAVQPVPFVTPKVESVVSDAGSSPTVAEDQLIEVGGKNPDNDQYQITLDLPKGDLNGLCVRTIPAKGKPQGRASSENFVLTDIGLTVDGQKVRFAQAKADFVQDGYNVRKLLNGDRASGWAVAPNYADDHCLVVQFEKPIAGNKAVLTLGFHSKWKNHNIARFRVGVTPSKYPLLDTMKVTDQNRTDAYIATSPVGYVLDEKIEDVKNKMGILESESPVALVMEEKPTNGKIMAPVHHRGEFLSPGDPVEAGTPAVLPKPDGDANMNRLEFAKWLVNGKNPLTARVEVNRIWEQYFGRGIVETLDDFGTQGSPPTNQKLLDYLAVKFVQSGWDMKAIHKMIVMSATYRQSSAATADAMDKDPTNVYLSHGPRFRMEAEMIRDSALTISGLLNAKVGGPSVMPYQPPGIWDSPYNGEQWMESSGDDRYRRGIYVFTKRTAMYPTFATFDSGTRESCMVRRIRTNSPLQALALLNDKAYLEAAKALGQEMLAKGSLTKGITFGFRAATSRRPTTQEIAVLEKAFNQFESQYTKDPAQAKKLGKDVNEAAWTMVGNILLNLDETITKE